DNA from Drosophila suzukii chromosome 2R, CBGP_Dsuzu_IsoJpt1.0, whole genome shotgun sequence:
AACGATGCGAACTAACTCGTGTACTAGTGGAGAACTACAACTTTGATAAAACTTTTATATCCAACTGTGAGTGATTTGCATATGAGTTTAAGAACTTTATTACTAAAGATATTATGGACAGGGATCTGCCTGGTGGAGCACGAGAGTTACCTGGACACCAGGAAGATAACGAAGAAGGAGAATGAAAGCAAGAACTATGGTCTGTTCCAGATCAACAGCAGGGATTATTGCTCCGAAGGACGAAAGGGAGGACAGTGCAATATGAAATGTGAAGGTGAGatagatatattttttcttttttaaaatactgggaggtgcattaaaaatgatattcGTTTTTCAGAATAAATTCATTATACTCCTAAGTTTGAAATTTACACATTTTCGACATCCtaagtttaaaatatattttcgaCATCTAAAATGCGGTTATTTACTTAAACTTAATTTCAAGGCTATTTTCAAAACAACAATGGAcaatagaaaaaatatatgcaaCACTTAATAAGTTTAAAGGCAATATTCATTATATAGTCTACATTAAGCTCCATTAACTTTATTAGATTTCTTAGTTATATCCAATAGCGTGGGTGTTCAAAGTTGAGATTTTATTAAACTAGTTAAGGCGGAGACATTTAAAGTTCTCcccaaaatatttaaattttttcaatcatgtgttatttaattttctagTTTCTaagttaaaatcaaaaagTAGTTAATACTTATATCTAAAAAAGGTAAAGAAAAGATCGGgtacaaatttaaaaacttcCTTATtaatcaaaatatatacatatttatgtTTAATAACTAAATTAGAAGTTATCTTAATTGTACGTCAGCacttattttatatttataattctgTTTATTTCCAGACTTCTCCAATGACGATATAGGCGACGACATCGCCTGTGCCAGGATGATCCAGGAACGCGAGGGCTTCAAGTACTGGAAGGGCTGGGATCGCTTCTGCCGCAATCCCCAGAACCTGCCCAATCTCCGCGTGGTGTGCAACCTGCGGAGCCTGTCTCCTCTGCGGTCACCTCGCGGTTTCCTCACCGGCTGAACACCTATTCCTATGTACTAACTGAGCATCTAACTTTAGAGATATATATACAGACATACGTGAATGCTTTGCATAATTGCTTGTTTGGATCTGCATTTGTTAAGTGCCCACACAGGGAGTGCGAATCGGAGACAGAGGGCTTCCAAGTGGGCGACCTGCCATTCTGTTTGGGCGTTGGGATCTTAATGGTACTTTCCAATGACATCTGCGTCTGTCAGTGAGGCCTATGGTAAATGATAGTTGTAGCTGCATCCATTGCAACTCGAGACCCATTCAAAGTCAATCATATCAACTTGGGTTCTTGCCACTGCCCGCCCGGCGAACAATATCATTTTGCATTTCCGCTCAACAAAAGGCGGCATTTccgtttctgtttctgtttctgggCAATGACAACAATTGCCAACGCACCGCAGGGCATCAGCATCAGGGAAGCGTGCAAAGCCAGAGCCAAAGGCAAACAATAACAGGTGGAGGCTCAAAAATCAGAGCGTAACTGCCAACTAAAGTACAATGGCCAAACATGGGGAGAGGAAACACTGGCTCGCCGGTTCCATTAGAATGGGTTTTGCATATGTACGTGGTCAAAATAAATCAGAGTTTTGCTGGTTACATCACACAGGAAAAAAAGGGCAGGATAATTGTCATCGAATTGCTCATAATACCCATGGTAATTGGATAATTGATTACTTTTATTAAACGAGTTTTCTAATGGAACAAACATATCAAATGATATTTGATAAATCTTATTTGAACGTTGGTTTATTGATAAGTAATTCAAAACGCGGGAATCGCGTAAGAAATGTCGGTAAGCGTGGCGTTCACAACATAGGTGGTGAGTACCATGCTTACCACTCACAAGAAAATTCAGCACCAATCCCATGAATTTTCCCGTTTGCCCCCATACAAAAGCGAAAAGAATGCGGAATGGTCCGACTGAAAAGCTAAATTAAGTTGTAATTCCGATTAATAACATTCCGATCATAATTTATATctaaatcaatattttttaagtcaCACTGAAATATTCAATTCGAatagttttaaattaataaatatttctttctgTGCAACAAACATCGAGTCAAGTGTTTTGTTGACCATTGCGTACACACCGGCCACATCctcaacaataaaaatattttaaaatgcagCTCAGCTTAACTCCACCTCTGTCACGCTAACTGGTCAACGATTCGAAACGTTTGAGTGCCTTTAATTTCCGCTCTACCCCTGTCCGATTTTTTGGTTTCCTCCCCGTCCTCAGTGTGGCTAATTATGCATAAAATGCCCCGCCTCACACTTCCCACTTCCCACCTTCCAGGAGCGGAGATCCCAGATCCCAGATACGAGAACCCAGATATCTTCGCTGACCTGTCGCCGGTGACTCAGCAGGAGCACTCAATCAAAACACATCCCATGTCCATTGGCCAACTAGCTGCCTCTTCGGCAACTGTTTGGCTTTGGACTTAGCACGGACTCGCTAATCAAGCCACCACAACCAGTTGGGCTCCTCTGAATCTTTGGATccgaaaaaaaaccaaaagcaGTCGTCGCCATCCCGTCACCTTTATGTGTGCAGACTGGAGACGCCAGTTTGGGTTGATTATTCAAGAGCTGCCTGCTCCCACACATTTAAGTGGCCAAGACGAGCTCTTGGCGAATTTCAAATGCCCTATAATAAGTATTAcgctttatttatattataatatttctaACGTTTTCTTAATGgtgtttttataaaaactaaaattctAAGTCTACATACAATATATGTAGATATATCTTGACTGTATTACATTTttcataaaaatgttttttttagtgATCAATATAGTTGGCAGAGAaaagaaatgtatttttaaggACTTCCTTCTTCAGGATATCATCCTTAACAAGTCCTTTATACTTTTATTAAttactttaaattaaaaaaaattagttttttaagtttgtatattaagtatatatatatcgtAAAAAATTAGCAAGGTTGCTTGTGGAACCAATTATAAGAACACACTTCTGATCAAGCCTAACGATCCTCTTACTTTtagtaaataaattaaactgATATAACCTGAAAAGCTATCCTTATATATTGTAGTGGCGATCATTTTAGATCTCTATATATAATTTCTTGGGAGATATTTATTGTACCTagattttatttatgtatctTAGCTAAGAAACCCCTTCTTCTGAGATCTCTAAATCTGTGTAGGCGCTCGGTTCATAGCGCCATCGTCATCGGCGTAGCCATTATCATCATCTGGGCAAAAACAGAGAGCCAAACACCAGGAACAACTGAAATGCGGCAAGAGCCAAAGAGCCAGACCCAAACTGGCTGAAATTAAGGCACGTCAACGGAAATAAACCCTCTGGTATACCTACATGCACACATCTTAGGCGATGGTATATCATATATGGTATATGGTTGGAAGTGGATGGCGTTGGTAACGGC
Protein-coding regions in this window:
- the LOC108010000 gene encoding lysozyme; this translates as MKTLCLWLIPVLILLLLGSIQVESKKYQRCELTRVLVENYNFDKTFISNWICLVEHESYLDTRKITKKENESKNYGLFQINSRDYCSEGRKGGQCNMKCEDFSNDDIGDDIACARMIQEREGFKYWKGWDRFCRNPQNLPNLRVVCNLRSLSPLRSPRGFLTG